A window of Oncorhynchus nerka isolate Pitt River linkage group LG4, Oner_Uvic_2.0, whole genome shotgun sequence contains these coding sequences:
- the LOC115128653 gene encoding collagen alpha-2(VIII) chain-like: protein MTMLLAPACVLLLLGGRVLGGGYPPMPQMKYMQPMMKGPVGPPFREGKGQYLDMPPMMDVKGEPGPQGKPGPRGPSGPSGLPGKPGLGKPGFNGQPGPQGPPGFPGIGKPGLPGLPGKGGMKGMPGNNGEVGLRGEPGPRGLPGQPGLPGPAGLSLNGKPGLPGGRGQPGSRGEPGQKGGPGNPGERGINGENGNGKPGIPGPRGPIGLRGLPGPAGNPGVGKPGLNGLLGPSGPKGDQGLPGGIGEPGEAGNPGLQGQAGPIGLGKPGNDGLPGGPGPLGPKGEPGLRGSPGFPGTPGYGKPGLSGLKGDIGLSGGPGVPGDKGEHGIEGQPGDMGPDGHPGPPGLQGPMGLPGKHGMPGLKGELGPQGHPGLPGFRGDQGPGGLSGKPGIPGDKGPPGPNGAIGKPGPKGEAGHIGLPGNPGLLGNPGPKGEFGFVGSPGPRGQSGIPGLQGPSGPMGPQGIPGLKGESGLPGLPGLGMLGEKGVPGPQGPQGKPGNSGLNGNPGPPGPPGPPGPAGNGQTIVAGPTDTELGGGEVPNGRNPKPQFGRAELSASLAPAFTAILTTPFPPSGMPIKFDRTLYNGQNAYNPATGIFTSPMSGVYYFAYHMHVKGLNLWVALYKNNVPATYTYDEYKKGYMDQASGSAVLELKENDQVWMQMPSDQANGLYSTEYIHSSFSGFLLCPT from the exons ATGACCATGCTGTTGGCTCCTGCCTGTGTGCTTCTGCTGCTGGGAGGCCGTGTCCTTGGGGGAGGCTACCCCCCCATGCCCCAGATGAAGTACATGCAGCCCATGATGAAGGGCCCCGTGGGACCCCCCTTCCGAGAGGGCAAGGGACAGTACCTCG ACATGCCACCCATGATGGACGTAAAGGGCGAGCCAGGGCCACAAGGAAAACCTGGACCCAGAGGCCCATCTGGTCCATCAGGACTTCCGGGAAAACCAGGACTGGGAAAACCAGGTTTCAATGGCCAGCCTGGCCCTCAAGGGCCTCCAGGCTTTCCCGGCATTGGGAAGCCTGGACTTCCAGGTCTCCCAGGAAAGGGGGGCATGAAGGGGATGCCCGGGAATAATGGTGAGGTTGGGCTCAGGGGTGAACCAGGTCCCAGAGGACTTCCAGGTCAACCAGGTCTCCCCGGGCCAGCTGGCCTGTCTCTGAATGGCAAACCGGGGCTTCCCGGCGGCAGGGGCCAACCTGGGTCTCGTGGAGAACCAGGACAGAAAGGTGGACCTGGAAATCCCGGGGAGCGTGGAATCAATGGGGAGAATGGCAATGGGAAGCCAGGGATACCAGGACCCAGGGGCCCCATCGGGCTTAGGGGCCTACCAGGGCCAGCTGGTAACCCGGGTGTGGGCAAACCAGGACTGAACGGGCTTCTTGGTCCATCTGGGCCTAAAGGGGATCAGGGGCTCCCAGGAGGAATAGGAGAGCCAGGTGAGGCCGGCAATCCAGGGCTGCAAGGCCAGGCAGGACCCATTGGATTGGGCAAGCCTGGAAATGATGGATTGCCTGGAGGACCAGGTCCACTTGGGCCTAAAGGTGAGCCAGGGCTGAGGGGTTCTCCAGGGTTTCCTGGAACTCCTGGCTATGGCAAGCCTGGTCTTTCTGGGCTGAAAGGAGACATAGGCCTTTCCGGGGGACCAGGGGTACCTGGGGATAAGGGTGAGCATGGGATTGAGGGGCAGCCAGGAGACATGGGTCCAGACGGACACCCAGGACCACCAGGACTACAGGGCCCCATGGGGCTCCCAGGAAAACACGGCATGCCCGGCCTGAAGGGAGAGTTGGGTCCCCAGGGTCATCCAGGTCTGCCAGGGTTCAGAGGGGATCAGGGTCCCGGTGGTCTGTCTGGAAAACCTGGCATTCCCGGAGACAAAGGCCCGCCGGGTCCTAATGGGGCTATCGGAAAACCAGGGCCCAAAGGTGAGGCAGGGCATATAGGCCTGCCAGGAAACCCAGGTCTTTTAGGCAATCCTGGACCAAAAGGGGAGTTTGGGTTTGTTGGGTCTCCAGGACCAAGAGGCCAGTCTGGTATCCCTGGTCTTCAGGGGCCTTCAGGGCCAATGGGGCCACAGGGTATCCCAGGTCTGAAGGGCGAATCTGGGCTGCCTGGTCTTCCAGGGCTGGGCATGCTTGGAGAAAAGGGAGTTCCTGGTCCTCAAGGTCCCCAAGGAAAACCAGGCAACTCTGGGCTTAACGGCAACCCAGGCCCACCTGGGCCACCCGGGCCCCCTGGCCCTGCAGGAAATGGCCAAACCATCGTGGCTGGGCCAACGGATACAGAGTTGGGTGGAGGCGAGGTACCAAACGGGAGGAACCCAAAACCACAGTTTGGCCGTGCagagctctctgcctctctggcaCCAGCTTTTACTGCCATCCTCACCacacccttccctccctccgggaTGCCCATCAAGTTCGACAGGACCCTGTACAACGGGCAGAATGCCTACAACCCTGCCACCGGTATCTTCACCAGCCCCATGTCTGGCGTCTACTACTTTGCCTACCACATGCACGTAAAGGGACTCAATCTGTGGGTGGCGCTTTACAAAAACAATGTTCCCGCCACATACACCTACGACGAGTACAAGAAGGGCTACATGGACCAGGCGTCTGGTAGCGCAGTCCTTGAGCTGAAGGAGAACGACCAGGTGTGGATGCAGATGCCCTCGGACCAGGCTAACGGGCTCTACTCCACCGAATACATCCACTCGTCCTTCTCAGGGTTCCTGCTCTGTCCCACATAA